The Synechococcales cyanobacterium CNB genome includes a window with the following:
- a CDS encoding extracellular solute-binding protein, protein MAASRSIVPRRTGLFVLLGLMAGTLCACSRESAESAERDPVVLYSSADDYVLREMVAAFESETGVRVRLLGDTEATKTTGLVQRLLSEKDNPRADVWWSSEPFGTIRLAREGLFEPATGLETGVEGGWPVRAKDGTWHGFAARARVIAYHAGRVKAEDAPRTLRDLTDPRWRGRVGIARPEFGTTRGHFGALVEACGVETFEAWLTALKGNGVRIYSGNASAVRGIADGEIDVCLTDTDDVWVAQRNGWAIDLVYERPDEPGERVEGLPSFGALLMPNTVALVRGGPGGPEARRRLVEFLLSERGERILAESDSGNIPLRPGLRAAYPRFEVPSPWVVDYEAVAAVDAVTMEACRRVLGGG, encoded by the coding sequence ATGGCGGCAAGTAGGTCGATCGTCCCTCGCCGTACCGGTCTGTTCGTGCTGCTCGGGTTGATGGCGGGAACATTGTGCGCGTGCTCGCGTGAGAGCGCCGAGAGCGCGGAGCGAGACCCGGTCGTGCTCTACTCGTCCGCCGATGACTACGTGCTGCGGGAGATGGTCGCGGCGTTCGAGTCCGAGACCGGCGTGCGCGTACGCCTTCTGGGCGACACAGAGGCGACGAAGACAACCGGCCTGGTGCAGCGGCTGCTCTCGGAGAAGGACAATCCGAGGGCGGACGTCTGGTGGTCCAGCGAGCCGTTCGGCACCATCCGGCTGGCGCGCGAGGGGCTGTTCGAGCCGGCGACGGGCCTCGAAACCGGCGTTGAAGGCGGGTGGCCTGTTCGCGCGAAGGACGGCACGTGGCACGGCTTCGCGGCCAGGGCGCGCGTCATCGCCTACCACGCCGGCCGCGTGAAGGCGGAGGACGCGCCGCGCACACTCCGCGACCTGACCGACCCGCGCTGGCGCGGGCGAGTCGGCATCGCTCGCCCCGAGTTCGGCACCACGCGCGGGCACTTCGGCGCGCTCGTCGAAGCATGCGGGGTTGAAACCTTCGAGGCATGGCTCACGGCACTGAAGGGCAACGGAGTGCGGATCTACAGCGGGAACGCCTCCGCTGTGCGGGGCATCGCGGACGGCGAGATCGATGTCTGCCTCACCGACACCGACGACGTCTGGGTCGCGCAGCGCAACGGCTGGGCGATCGACCTGGTGTACGAGCGGCCGGACGAGCCGGGCGAGCGGGTCGAGGGTCTGCCGAGTTTCGGTGCGCTGCTGATGCCGAACACGGTCGCGCTGGTGCGCGGCGGGCCTGGCGGCCCGGAGGCGCGTCGCCGGCTGGTCGAGTTCCTGCTCAGCGAGCGCGGCGAGCGCATCCTCGCGGAGAGCGATTCGGGGAACATCCCGCTGCGTCCGGGCCTCAGGGCTGCGTACCCGCGGTTCGAGGTTCCGTCGCCATGGGTGGTGGATTACGAGGCGGTTGCGGCGGTGGATGCCGTAACGATGGAGGCGTGCAGGCGCGTGCTCGGCGGGGGCTGA
- the ybeY gene encoding rRNA maturation RNase YbeY: protein MDDAPTSQPEPPRSPSLTCGLAVEAVDATGRLGADRLEWLIDHARRALAPLRLTGEVRVRVVDDAEMAAAHVRWAGVEGTTDVLTFDLRDDPAGPLDTDVLACLDEAERQAAAHGHTPERELLLYVVHAALHCCGHDDHDEADAARMHALEDELLERAGVGATFDPSRPPAARGGGRP, encoded by the coding sequence ATGGACGACGCCCCGACATCCCAGCCCGAGCCTCCGCGAAGTCCGAGCCTGACGTGCGGGCTTGCCGTGGAAGCGGTGGACGCGACCGGCCGCCTCGGAGCGGATCGGCTCGAGTGGCTCATCGACCACGCCCGGCGTGCCCTCGCCCCGCTGCGGCTGACAGGTGAGGTCCGGGTGCGGGTCGTGGACGACGCCGAGATGGCGGCCGCCCACGTCCGTTGGGCCGGCGTTGAGGGCACCACCGACGTGCTGACGTTCGACCTGCGCGACGACCCGGCCGGCCCCTTGGACACCGACGTGCTCGCGTGCCTGGACGAAGCAGAGCGGCAGGCAGCGGCGCACGGGCACACGCCGGAACGGGAACTGCTGCTCTACGTGGTCCACGCCGCGCTGCATTGCTGCGGGCACGACGATCACGACGAGGCCGACGCCGCGCGCATGCATGCGCTGGAGGACGAACTGCTCGAACGGGCCGGGGTGGGGGCGACGTTCGACCCGTCGCGCCCGCCCGCGGCACGAGGGGGGGGGCGGCCGTGA
- a CDS encoding FmdB family transcriptional regulator — MPTYVYEIMDAKGKGTGRTFEWVQPMSAPALTKHPETDEPVRRVPQAPMIAGKWSGAPGKGKLSDANLDRLGFTKYQRSGDGVYEKRAGKGPRTITRD; from the coding sequence ATGCCCACCTACGTCTACGAGATCATGGACGCGAAGGGCAAGGGCACCGGGCGCACGTTCGAGTGGGTGCAGCCGATGTCGGCGCCCGCGCTCACGAAGCACCCCGAGACGGATGAGCCGGTGCGTCGCGTGCCCCAGGCGCCGATGATCGCGGGCAAGTGGTCGGGCGCACCCGGCAAGGGCAAGCTGAGCGATGCGAACCTCGATCGGCTCGGCTTCACGAAGTACCAGCGATCGGGCGACGGGGTGTACGAGAAACGTGCGGGCAAGGGGCCCCGCACCATCACGCGGGACTGA
- the hppD gene encoding 4-hydroxyphenylpyruvate dioxygenase, which yields MTSAAAASPSPTVRGSDPLALIDVDHVRFYVGNAKQAAFFYANTFGFRIDQIADLTTGSRDEADYLLTQGNIRFMLTTPLTKDHPAAEEIKRFGDGVKDVAFTVHDAEAAWKQALKNGAKSAREPRVISDRNGSVTVASIHTYGRVIHTFVSRTGRYALPEIKRGTEFMPVFKKIDSPVNAYNERHPCGLKYVDHLVGNVEDGKMNEWVRWYEDVLGFSMFKHFDDKDISTEYSALMSKVMASGNNLIKMPINEPAEGKKKSQVQEYLDWHDDTPGVQHLALRTDDELASVAELRRRGVDFLSLPDTYYDVVWDRVNKTLREHGHEGVREDFDRIRDLGILIDADDEGYLLQLFTKPLQDRPTLFFEIICRRGSQSFGKGNFKALFEALEIEQEKRGNL from the coding sequence ATGACTTCCGCCGCCGCAGCCAGCCCGAGCCCGACCGTCCGCGGCTCAGACCCCCTCGCGCTGATCGACGTCGATCACGTTCGCTTTTACGTCGGCAACGCCAAGCAGGCCGCGTTCTTCTACGCCAACACCTTCGGCTTCCGCATCGACCAGATCGCCGACCTCACCACCGGCTCGCGCGACGAGGCCGACTACCTGCTCACGCAGGGCAACATCCGCTTCATGCTCACCACCCCGCTGACCAAGGACCACCCCGCCGCGGAAGAGATCAAGCGCTTCGGCGACGGTGTGAAGGACGTTGCCTTCACCGTTCACGACGCCGAGGCCGCCTGGAAGCAGGCCCTGAAGAACGGTGCGAAGTCCGCCCGTGAGCCGCGCGTCATCTCCGACAGGAACGGCTCCGTCACCGTCGCCAGCATCCACACCTACGGACGCGTCATCCACACCTTCGTCAGCCGCACGGGCCGGTACGCCCTGCCCGAGATCAAGCGCGGCACGGAGTTCATGCCCGTCTTCAAGAAGATCGACTCCCCCGTCAACGCCTACAACGAGCGCCACCCGTGCGGCCTCAAGTACGTCGACCACCTCGTCGGCAACGTCGAGGACGGCAAGATGAACGAGTGGGTCCGCTGGTACGAAGACGTCCTCGGCTTCTCGATGTTCAAGCACTTCGACGACAAGGACATCTCAACCGAGTACTCCGCACTCATGTCCAAGGTCATGGCCAGCGGCAACAACCTCATCAAGATGCCCATCAACGAGCCGGCCGAGGGCAAGAAGAAGAGCCAGGTCCAGGAATACCTCGACTGGCACGACGACACCCCCGGCGTCCAGCACCTCGCCCTCCGCACCGACGACGAACTCGCCAGCGTCGCCGAACTGCGCCGCCGCGGCGTCGACTTCCTCAGCCTCCCTGACACCTACTACGACGTGGTCTGGGATCGCGTCAACAAGACCCTCCGCGAGCACGGGCACGAGGGCGTGCGTGAGGACTTCGACCGTATCCGCGACCTCGGCATCCTCATCGACGCCGACGACGAGGGCTACCTGCTCCAGCTCTTCACCAAGCCCCTCCAGGACCGCCCGACCCTCTTCTTCGAGATCATCTGCCGCCGCGGCAGCCAGTCCTTCGGCAAGGGCAACTTCAAGGCCCTCTTCGAGGCCCTGGAGATCGAGCAGGAGAAGCGGGGGAACCTGTGA
- the purB gene encoding adenylosuccinate lyase, producing MPSPYDTYTSPLAARNAGPEMLRLWSARHKFNTWRRVWLAVAEAMHEETRDDASPLVTREQVEELRAVVERPPHGITDEEIRKAEEYERELRHDVMAHVHALGDSCPKARPIIHLGMTSQDVVCNADLAIAEEASWLIEEKIVRVVLSLSGAAAKWRSVPCLALTHYQPAQPTTVGRRLAQYADELILCRSRMTEPIDRPSFRRRGFRGATGTQASFAALFDGDANRADAFEQNALLLLAGNGGIDATLPDAARGSIARSLASTRTFRLTGQTYPRVVDCFILSDLAATASVLHKIATDIRLLSNRKEIDEPFEDKQIGSSAMPYKRNPMRCERICGLTRFVMNLVGNAYDTAATQWLERTLDDSSNRRLSLPEAFLALDGALDLMHNVASGLVVHEAMVRRNLMAELPFLATENILMACVRLGGDRQDYHERIRVHAQAAGMRVKQQGLDNDLLDRLRADPAFQSKARGGMLDGEIDWDGLMDPMKYVGRSVEQTERFIREVVEPLREQYGEAIARLGESEPRV from the coding sequence GTGCCCAGCCCCTACGACACGTACACCTCGCCGCTGGCCGCACGGAACGCCGGCCCGGAGATGCTGCGGCTGTGGTCGGCGCGGCATAAGTTCAACACGTGGCGACGGGTCTGGCTGGCGGTGGCGGAGGCGATGCACGAGGAGACGCGGGATGACGCCTCGCCGCTGGTCACGCGGGAGCAGGTCGAGGAACTGCGGGCGGTCGTCGAGCGACCCCCACATGGGATCACCGACGAGGAGATCCGCAAGGCCGAGGAGTACGAGCGCGAACTCCGCCACGACGTGATGGCCCACGTGCACGCGCTGGGAGACTCGTGCCCGAAGGCGCGGCCGATCATCCACCTGGGGATGACGAGCCAGGACGTGGTGTGCAACGCGGATCTGGCAATCGCCGAGGAAGCATCGTGGCTCATCGAAGAGAAGATCGTTCGAGTCGTTCTCTCCCTGAGCGGAGCAGCAGCAAAGTGGAGGAGCGTCCCCTGCCTGGCCCTCACCCACTATCAGCCGGCCCAGCCCACGACCGTCGGCCGGCGGCTCGCGCAGTACGCCGATGAGTTGATCCTGTGTCGGTCGCGCATGACTGAGCCGATCGACCGGCCTTCGTTCCGTCGGCGCGGCTTTCGGGGTGCGACGGGCACGCAGGCGTCGTTCGCCGCGCTCTTCGATGGCGATGCGAACCGCGCGGATGCCTTCGAGCAGAATGCGCTGCTGTTGCTCGCCGGGAACGGCGGCATCGACGCCACGCTCCCCGATGCGGCACGCGGCTCCATCGCGCGGTCTCTCGCTTCCACTCGTACGTTCCGACTCACCGGCCAGACCTATCCCCGTGTCGTCGATTGCTTCATCCTCTCCGACCTCGCCGCCACGGCCTCCGTGCTCCACAAGATCGCCACCGATATCCGGCTCCTCTCCAACCGCAAGGAGATCGACGAGCCGTTCGAGGACAAGCAGATCGGCTCGTCGGCGATGCCGTACAAGCGCAACCCCATGCGCTGCGAGCGCATCTGCGGCCTGACGCGCTTCGTGATGAACCTCGTCGGCAACGCCTACGACACGGCCGCGACGCAGTGGCTCGAGCGCACGCTCGACGACTCCTCGAACCGGCGTCTCTCGCTTCCCGAGGCGTTCCTCGCCCTCGACGGCGCGCTGGACCTGATGCACAACGTGGCGAGCGGGCTGGTGGTGCATGAGGCGATGGTGCGGCGGAACCTGATGGCCGAACTCCCGTTCCTGGCGACCGAGAACATCCTGATGGCGTGCGTGCGGCTGGGGGGCGACCGGCAGGACTACCACGAGCGCATCCGCGTGCACGCCCAGGCCGCGGGAATGCGCGTCAAGCAGCAGGGCCTCGACAACGACCTGCTCGACCGCCTGCGGGCAGACCCGGCGTTCCAGTCCAAGGCCCGCGGCGGGATGCTCGACGGCGAGATCGACTGGGACGGCCTCATGGACCCGATGAAGTACGTCGGGCGGAGCGTCGAGCAGACCGAGCGGTTCATCCGCGAGGTGGTCGAGCCGCTGCGGGAGCAGTACGGCGAGGCGATCGCCCGGCTGGGCGAGAGCGAGCCGCGGGTGTGA
- a CDS encoding sigma-70 family RNA polymerase sigma factor, with product MPRRPQPQHLRAGVPCGQRRGVRVVGAGHGQLYSCKGTTNGARHNGARSASECHPPTIQCLRRDTGPQQWIDAVAGGFGRSGTGTHLRFVLCFVSCPDRVKPYHPPVPRSDPTPAVPADARPDEDAVDRTLVRAIRAGRAEAWNDLVRRYQDRVFTLCLRMVNNDRDLAADLAQDAFLRLIRGIDSFDDRARLSTWVYRVTMNSCLTRLRKEKLRRHPSLDASQATNDGLPASSRRQTREPQPASRVQTVDERERLLGALGALSDEHRAILILRDSRGLEYEQIAETLDIPVGTVRSRLFRARAALRSELESPRGGKEHT from the coding sequence ATGCCGCGCCGACCACAGCCGCAGCATCTCCGGGCCGGCGTTCCGTGCGGCCAGCGGCGAGGTGTACGTGTCGTAGGGGCTGGGCACGGGCAACTCTATTCATGCAAGGGAACCACAAACGGAGCACGCCACAACGGAGCACGAAGCGCAAGCGAGTGCCATCCTCCGACCATCCAGTGCCTTCGGCGCGACACGGGTCCTCAGCAGTGGATCGATGCGGTAGCGGGTGGGTTCGGGCGGTCGGGCACCGGGACTCACTTGCGCTTCGTGCTCTGTTTTGTCTCCTGTCCTGATCGAGTAAAACCGTACCATCCACCCGTGCCCCGGTCCGATCCCACGCCTGCCGTGCCCGCCGACGCCCGTCCCGACGAGGACGCCGTCGATCGCACGCTCGTGCGGGCGATCCGTGCCGGCCGTGCCGAGGCCTGGAACGACCTCGTTCGCCGGTATCAGGACCGGGTGTTTACCCTCTGCCTCCGCATGGTGAACAACGACCGCGACCTCGCGGCCGACCTTGCGCAGGATGCCTTCCTCCGCCTCATTCGAGGCATCGACTCCTTCGACGACCGTGCCCGGCTCTCCACCTGGGTCTATCGGGTCACCATGAACTCATGTCTCACGAGGCTGCGCAAGGAGAAACTCCGCCGCCACCCGAGCCTTGACGCCTCACAGGCCACGAACGACGGTCTCCCCGCGTCCTCCCGGCGGCAGACCCGGGAACCGCAGCCCGCCTCGCGTGTCCAAACCGTTGATGAGCGCGAGCGGCTGCTTGGCGCCTTGGGGGCACTCTCCGATGAGCACCGCGCCATCCTGATCCTGCGAGACTCGCGCGGGCTGGAGTACGAGCAGATCGCGGAAACGCTGGACATCCCGGTCGGCACGGTGCGGAGCCGGCTCTTCCGCGCCCGGGCCGCCCTGCGGAGCGAACTCGAATCACCTCGTGGCGGGAAAGAACACACGTGA
- a CDS encoding cysteine--tRNA ligase: MPLRLYNTLAKRVEPFVPADPTRITFYSCGPTVYDDAHIGNFRSFLAADLLRRWLESPLCRVARAPDDAEGVPGPRQVVQVMNITDVGHMTDDASADGGGEDKMQAAARRLAEAKKAGKLPPGASVDPNDPYAIAAFYVERFKEDARRLGLRVVQDADRDPTLMPRATRSVPGMIAMIERLIAKGHAYAVGPAGRQTVYFSVQSFPEYGRLSGNTLDRLREGAGERVDAAHQAEKRHPADFLLWKSDPAHVMKWPSPWGEGYPGWHVECSVMALARLDPDHARGEIDLHSGGEDNIFPHHECEIAQSCAFTGNPLYARAWFHPRFLLVEGEKMSKSKGNFFTARDLFARGHEPAAVRLELIRTHYRSNANFTEQGLKDSARFVVRWRRFADEASAATDAGAADERITRDFAAAMHDDLNIAGAIGSVNEWIGRTPRPTRADADTMRTLDAVLGLLALDRAEARATDLGVFVGVDPSPEVESLLRERAEARRARDFARADSIRDRLAEMGYAIKDAPGGKVEVRRA, translated from the coding sequence ATGCCGCTGCGCCTCTACAACACGCTCGCCAAGCGCGTCGAGCCGTTCGTGCCCGCCGATCCGACGCGGATCACCTTCTATTCCTGCGGCCCGACGGTCTACGACGACGCGCACATCGGGAACTTCCGCTCGTTCCTCGCCGCGGACCTGCTCCGCCGCTGGTTGGAGTCGCCGCTCTGCCGCGTGGCACGCGCGCCCGACGACGCCGAGGGGGTGCCCGGCCCGCGCCAGGTCGTGCAGGTGATGAACATCACGGACGTGGGGCACATGACCGACGACGCCTCGGCCGACGGCGGCGGCGAGGACAAGATGCAGGCCGCGGCCCGTCGGCTGGCCGAGGCCAAGAAGGCCGGCAAACTCCCCCCTGGCGCTTCCGTCGATCCGAACGATCCCTACGCCATCGCGGCCTTCTATGTCGAACGCTTCAAGGAGGACGCGCGGCGACTCGGCCTGCGCGTCGTGCAGGACGCCGACCGAGATCCGACGCTCATGCCGCGGGCCACGCGCTCCGTCCCCGGCATGATCGCCATGATCGAGCGCCTCATCGCCAAGGGGCACGCCTACGCCGTCGGCCCGGCCGGACGGCAGACCGTCTACTTCAGCGTCCAGTCGTTCCCCGAGTACGGGCGGCTGAGCGGCAACACGCTGGATCGGCTGCGCGAGGGCGCGGGCGAGCGCGTCGACGCCGCTCACCAGGCCGAGAAGCGGCACCCCGCCGATTTCCTGCTCTGGAAGTCCGACCCCGCGCACGTGATGAAGTGGCCCAGCCCGTGGGGCGAGGGCTACCCCGGCTGGCACGTCGAGTGCTCCGTCATGGCGCTCGCCCGCCTCGACCCCGACCACGCCCGCGGCGAGATCGACCTGCACTCCGGCGGCGAGGACAACATCTTCCCCCACCACGAGTGCGAGATTGCCCAGTCGTGCGCCTTCACCGGCAACCCGCTCTACGCGCGGGCGTGGTTCCACCCGCGGTTCCTGCTCGTCGAGGGCGAGAAGATGTCAAAGAGCAAGGGCAACTTCTTCACGGCCCGCGACCTCTTCGCACGCGGGCACGAACCGGCAGCCGTGCGCCTCGAACTCATCAGGACGCACTACCGTTCGAACGCGAACTTCACGGAGCAGGGGTTGAAGGACTCGGCCCGCTTCGTCGTTCGCTGGCGCCGCTTCGCCGACGAAGCCTCCGCCGCGACCGATGCGGGCGCCGCTGACGAGCGCATCACCCGCGACTTCGCCGCCGCCATGCACGACGACCTGAACATCGCCGGCGCGATCGGGTCGGTGAACGAGTGGATCGGCCGCACGCCCCGTCCGACGCGCGCCGACGCCGACACGATGCGCACGCTCGACGCCGTGCTGGGCCTGCTCGCGCTGGACAGGGCCGAGGCTCGCGCCACCGACCTCGGCGTCTTCGTGGGCGTGGACCCTTCCCCCGAGGTCGAATCGCTCCTCCGCGAGCGTGCAGAAGCCCGGCGCGCTAGGGACTTCGCCCGCGCTGACTCGATCCGAGACCGCCTGGCCGAGATGGGCTACGCGATCAAGGACGCCCCCGGCGGCAAAGTCGAGGTCCGCCGCGCCTGA
- a CDS encoding response regulator: MMTSTRHRLEDVRVLIVDDDRDVLESIDAAFRAEGAQTLLASDGNKAVDLCRDDPPDLVVLDMMLPGRSGFLALERIKGREDSPLVIMVTANEGKRHQAYAESLGVDAYLLKPVPLEKLLDAAVALIDARDAEEED; this comes from the coding sequence ATGATGACGAGTACCCGGCATCGGCTCGAAGACGTGCGCGTGCTGATCGTGGACGACGACCGCGACGTGCTGGAGTCGATCGACGCGGCGTTCCGGGCCGAGGGCGCGCAGACGCTCCTCGCCTCGGACGGGAACAAGGCCGTGGACCTCTGCCGCGACGATCCGCCCGACCTCGTGGTGCTCGACATGATGCTGCCGGGGCGGTCGGGGTTTCTTGCCCTGGAGCGCATCAAGGGGCGCGAGGACAGCCCGCTGGTCATCATGGTGACGGCCAACGAGGGCAAGCGTCACCAAGCCTATGCCGAGAGCCTCGGCGTGGACGCCTACCTGCTCAAGCCCGTGCCGCTGGAGAAGCTCCTTGACGCGGCCGTGGCGCTCATTGACGCCCGCGACGCGGAGGAGGAGGACTGA
- a CDS encoding lysophospholipid acyltransferase family protein, giving the protein MGGLPAFLHPPAYYAIRTAAALPLILPPRESIRCARDLARRWAGAPMNRARLRRAAANLAFVYPDWDEDRRLGLAVRAYEHLFMLGVEVALTPRLMNEEGWLRHVELDRVDGALRALMRGRPTVMITGHCGNWELLGYVVALLGYPVHALYRPLDMRPLDRWLRQSRERRGMTLVDKFGAMHEMPRILAKGAPMGIVADQNAGDRGMFVPFFGRLASTYKSIGLLAIRFRTPVVVGQARRLGWNSVRDRPVEHGFSAGDRADDDCGVRYRVEMVDEIMPEEWEAQPDPLFYLTARYRRAIETMVRSAPEQYLWMHRIWKSRPRHEREGRPFPPSLREKLRALPWMTEGEVARIEEQSARDAAFLTQHGLDRLP; this is encoded by the coding sequence ATGGGCGGCCTGCCCGCGTTCCTGCACCCACCCGCGTACTACGCGATCCGCACGGCGGCGGCACTGCCGTTGATCCTGCCCCCGCGCGAGAGCATCCGCTGCGCCCGTGACCTCGCCCGGCGCTGGGCAGGCGCGCCGATGAACCGGGCGCGCCTTCGCCGCGCCGCCGCGAACCTCGCGTTCGTCTACCCGGATTGGGACGAAGATCGTCGCCTCGGGCTGGCGGTGCGGGCGTACGAGCACCTGTTCATGCTGGGGGTGGAGGTGGCGCTCACGCCGCGGCTGATGAACGAGGAGGGCTGGCTCCGCCACGTCGAACTCGACCGGGTGGACGGCGCGCTCCGCGCTCTCATGCGAGGCCGACCCACGGTGATGATCACCGGGCACTGCGGCAACTGGGAGTTGCTGGGCTACGTGGTCGCGCTGCTCGGCTACCCGGTGCACGCGCTCTACCGCCCGCTGGACATGCGGCCGCTCGACCGATGGCTCCGCCAGAGCCGCGAGCGGCGTGGGATGACGCTGGTGGACAAGTTCGGCGCGATGCACGAGATGCCGCGGATTCTGGCCAAGGGTGCGCCGATGGGCATCGTCGCCGACCAGAACGCGGGCGACCGCGGCATGTTCGTGCCGTTCTTCGGTCGGCTCGCCTCGACGTACAAGTCGATCGGCCTGCTGGCGATCCGGTTCCGTACGCCGGTGGTCGTGGGGCAGGCGCGCCGGCTCGGGTGGAACAGCGTGCGCGATCGGCCTGTCGAGCACGGCTTCAGCGCGGGCGACCGCGCCGACGATGACTGCGGCGTCCGATATCGCGTCGAGATGGTGGACGAGATCATGCCCGAGGAGTGGGAGGCGCAGCCCGATCCGCTCTTCTACCTCACGGCGCGATACCGTCGCGCGATCGAGACGATGGTCCGTTCCGCGCCCGAGCAGTACCTGTGGATGCACCGCATCTGGAAGAGCCGACCGCGGCACGAGCGTGAGGGCCGGCCCTTCCCGCCCTCTCTGCGAGAGAAACTCCGCGCCCTCCCCTGGATGACGGAGGGTGAGGTGGCGCGGATTGAAGAGCAGTCCGCCCGTGACGCGGCCTTTCTGACGCAGCACGGGCTGGATCGGCTTCCCTGA
- a CDS encoding HlyC/CorC family transporter, whose translation MLRARRSRRGRRRAHACAGGRTARTGRGGGDVRPVAPARGTRGGAAVTGPGAFWIALGALLLSAFFSTLHMSLRSSPRAALADLAQRRSPRAAVRIDRILDDADAHLLAINLPRILCTLIVAVESVFWIVSFRPPEHGDPTAPPSALELTLGLGLASLFIWLVGFAVPHSIAKHAGERITVAFAPLLRAAHALVRPVAPVVRFLDEIVRRLAGEDDETETEAREAELLSVVEEGRQEGQFDETERDMIEAVVEFRTTTVEQIMTPRTEIDALECTDDLAEVKAYVRDQGHSRVPVYEGDLDHILGILYAKDLLRWMASEAAERGEPFSLRAILRPALFVPETKTVRQLMRELLEKKVHIAIVADEYGGTAGLVTIEDIVEEVFGDIQDEYETAEDEAPEVVILEGAAEIDGRVHVADANDELEPLGIELPESEDYDTVGGLVTVTLGRIPDAGERLRHNGVIITVLEAEPTRVSRVRVELAGDTAPADATVPPEDERPQADGQATTGDA comes from the coding sequence TTGCTGCGGGCACGACGATCACGACGAGGCCGACGCCGCGCGCATGCATGCGCTGGAGGACGAACTGCTCGAACGGGCCGGGGTGGGGGCGACGTTCGACCCGTCGCGCCCGCCCGCGGCACGAGGGGGGGGGCGGCCGTGACGGGGCCCGGGGCATTCTGGATCGCGCTGGGCGCGCTGCTGCTCTCGGCGTTCTTCTCGACGCTGCACATGTCGCTGCGCTCGTCGCCGCGCGCCGCGCTGGCGGACCTGGCGCAGCGTCGCTCGCCCCGCGCCGCCGTGCGCATCGACCGTATCCTGGACGACGCGGACGCCCACCTGCTCGCCATCAACCTGCCGCGCATCCTCTGCACGCTCATCGTGGCGGTCGAGTCGGTCTTCTGGATCGTCTCGTTCCGCCCGCCGGAGCACGGCGACCCGACCGCCCCCCCCTCAGCGCTGGAACTCACGCTCGGGCTTGGGCTGGCGTCGCTCTTCATCTGGCTGGTCGGCTTCGCCGTGCCGCACAGCATCGCCAAGCACGCGGGCGAGCGGATCACGGTCGCGTTCGCTCCGCTGCTGCGGGCGGCGCACGCGCTGGTGCGCCCGGTCGCTCCGGTCGTGCGCTTCCTCGACGAGATCGTGCGGCGGCTCGCGGGCGAGGACGACGAGACCGAGACCGAGGCCCGCGAGGCGGAACTCCTCTCGGTGGTGGAGGAGGGTCGGCAGGAGGGCCAGTTCGACGAGACCGAGCGCGACATGATCGAGGCCGTCGTCGAGTTCCGTACCACCACGGTCGAGCAGATCATGACGCCGCGCACGGAGATCGACGCGCTCGAATGCACCGACGACCTCGCCGAGGTGAAGGCGTACGTGCGCGACCAGGGTCACTCGCGCGTGCCGGTCTACGAGGGAGACCTCGACCACATCCTCGGCATCCTGTACGCGAAGGACCTGCTCCGGTGGATGGCCTCCGAGGCGGCCGAGCGCGGCGAGCCGTTCAGCCTGCGCGCGATCCTCCGCCCCGCACTCTTCGTCCCCGAGACGAAGACCGTCCGCCAGTTGATGCGCGAACTGCTGGAGAAAAAGGTCCACATCGCCATCGTCGCCGACGAGTACGGGGGCACGGCCGGGCTGGTGACGATCGAGGACATCGTCGAGGAAGTCTTCGGCGACATCCAGGACGAGTACGAGACCGCCGAGGACGAAGCTCCCGAGGTCGTCATTCTCGAGGGCGCGGCCGAGATCGACGGGCGCGTCCACGTCGCCGACGCCAACGACGAACTCGAACCCCTCGGCATCGAACTCCCCGAGAGCGAGGACTACGACACCGTCGGCGGCCTCGTCACCGTCACACTCGGCCGCATCCCGGACGCGGGCGAACGCCTGCGGCACAACGGCGTCATCATCACCGTGCTCGAAGCCGAGCCGACCCGCGTCAGCCGCGTGCGCGTTGAACTCGCCGGCGACACCGCCCCAGCCGACGCGACCGTGCCGCCCGAAGACGAGCGGCCTCAGGCCGACGGTCAAGCCACGACCGGCGACGCCTGA